One genomic segment of Anser cygnoides isolate HZ-2024a breed goose chromosome 20, Taihu_goose_T2T_genome, whole genome shotgun sequence includes these proteins:
- the SPOUT1 gene encoding putative methyltransferase C9orf114 homolog — MADGGAAKRPREAEERRVDWRRWKQERKAEKKKWKELKLLKKLEKQRTRELAEKEAEQAREEEQKEDRGRHYTLSVALPGSILNNAQSLELRTYLAGQIARACAIFCVDEIVVFDEYGEDAKSVEGEFEGIGKKGKACVQLARILQYLECPQYLRKSFFPKHGDLQFAGLLNPLDSPHHMRMDEDSEYREGVVLDRPSKPGRGSFVNCGMRKEVQIDRQLQPGLRVTVRLQEPQNPEAKVRKGIVVSSHHPRTVSGLYWGYSVRLASCLSAVFSECPFKEGYDLSVGTSERGSSVDQVTLPSFRHALVVFGGLQGLEAGVDADANLEVTDPSLLFDFYLNTCPSQGSRTIRTEEALLISLSALRPRIEEAVKTPTDS, encoded by the exons ATGGCGGACGGCGGCGCGGCCAAGCGGCCCCGagag GCTGAAGAGAGGAGGGTGGACTGGCGGCGCTGGAAGCAGGAGA GGAAGGCggagaagaagaaatggaaggagctgaagctgctgaagaagCTGGAGAAGCAGCGCACGAGGGAGCTGGCGGAAAAGGAGGCGGAGCAAGCAcgggaggaggagcagaaggaGGACAGAG GGCGGCACTACACGCTGAGCGTCGCCCTGCCGGGCTCCATCCTCAACAACGCCCAGTCGCTGGAGCTGCGGACCTACCTCGCTGGACAGATTGCCCGAGCCTGTGCCATCTTCTGCGTGGATGAGATCGTGGTGTTTGACGAGTATGGAGAAGACGCAAA gaGTGTGGAGGGGGAATTTGAAGGAATTGGAAAGAAAGGCAAGGCTTGCGTGCAGTTGGCTCGGATCCTGCAGTACCTGGAGTGCCCTCA GTACTTGAGGAAATCCTTTTTTCCAAAACACGGAGATCTGCAGTTTGCAG GGCTCCTCAACCCCCTGGACAGCCCTCACCACATGCGGATGGATGAGGACTCGGAGTACCGAGAAGGCGTGGTGTTGGATCGGCCTAGTAAACCAGGCAGAGGCTCTTTTGTCAACTGTGGGATGAGGAAG GAGGTACAGATTGACAGACAGCTGCAGCCCGGGCTGCGAGTGACGGTGCGCCTGCAGGAACCACAGAATCCAG AAGCAAAAGTGCGGAAGGGCATCGTGGTGTCCTCACACCACCCTCGGACGGTGTCAGGCTTGTACTGGGGTTACAGCGTCCGCCTTGCCTCCTGCCTCA GTGCTGTCTTCTCGGAGTGTCCATTCAAGGAAGGCTACGATCTCTCTGTTGGGACCTCAGAGCGGGGCAGTTCTGTGGACCAGGTCACTCTCCCCTCCTTTAG GCACGCCCTTGTCGTGTTTGGAGGTCTTCAGGGCTTAGAAGCTGGGGTTGATGCAGATGCAAACCTGGAGGTCACTGACCCCAGCCTTCTGTTTGACTTCTACCTGAACACTTGTCCCAGCCAAGGCAGCCGAACCATCCGAACAGAG GAAGCGCTGCTGATCTCTCTGTCTGCACTGAGACCTCGCATCGAGGAGGCTGTGAAGACACCCACTGACAGCTGA
- the ENDOG gene encoding endonuclease G, mitochondrial: MLRGRWLLPGASLALGAGLGAALTTLWQRREGDAEEVAGLLGRVPVLPAVQAAAAAGPPAVTGSGRVELTKYGLPGLVQLRSRESYVLCYDPRSRSALWVIEQLNRETLSGASDRAACDFQEDDSVHEYHRATNADYRGSGFDRGHLAAAANHKWSQKAMRDTFYLSNVAPQVPHLNQNAWNNLEKYSRSLARNNKNVYVCTGPLYLPRMEADGKMYVKYQVIGKNNVAVPTHFFKVLILEKESGEIELRSYVMPNSPVDENIPLERFLVPIESIERASGLLFVPNILKRTSNLKAITAGNKR; this comes from the exons ATGCTGCGGGGCCGCTGGCTGCTGCCCGGGGCCTCCCTGGCTCtgggcgcggggctgggagcagcgctcaccaccctCTGGCAGCGCCGTGAGGGCGATGCGGAGGAGGTGGCGGGGCTGCTGGGCCGCGTGCCCGTGCTGCCCGcggtgcaggcagcagcagcagcaggcccacCGGCGGTCACCGGGTCCGGCAGGGTCGAGCTGACCAAGTACGGCCTGCCCGGGTTGGTGCAGCTGCGGAGCCGCGAGTCCTACGTGCTGTGCTACGACCCGCGGAGCCGCAGCGCGCTCTGGGTGATCGAGCAGCTCAACCGGGAGACGCTCAGCGGAGCCTCCGACCGCGCCGCCTGCGACTTCCAGGAGGACGACTCGGTACACGAGTACCACCGCGCCACCAACGCCGACTACCGCGGCAGCGGCTTCGACCGCGGTCACCTGGCGGCCGCCGCCAACCACAAGTGGAGCCAGAAGGCCATGCGGGACACCTTCTACCTCAGCAACGTCGCCCCTCAG GTTCCTCATTTAAACCAAAATGCCTGGAATAACCTTGAGAAGTACAGCAGGAGCTTGGCAAGGAACAACAAGAATGTCTATGTCTGCACAGGACCTCTTTACCTGCCCAG GATGGAGGCTGATGGGAAGATGTACGTCAAGTACCAAGTGATTGGGAAGAACAACGTGGCCGTCCCCACACATTTCTTCAAGGTGCTCATCCTGGAAAAGGAGAGTGGGGAGATTGAGCTGCGCTCCTACGTGATGCCCAACAGCCCCGTGGACGAGAACATCCCACTTGAACGGTTCCTGGTTCCCATCGAGAGCATTGAGCGAGCCTCAGGGCTCCTCTTCGTCCCCAACATCTTGAAGAGAACAAGTAACTTGAAAGCCATCACAGCTGGAAACAAGCGTTGA
- the ZER1 gene encoding protein zer-1 homolog, which produces MASDSPESLMTLCTDFCLRNLEGTLCYLLDNETLRLHPDIFLPSEICDKLVNEYVELVKTDSIFEPHESFFTLFSDPRSTRLARIHLREQIVQDQDLEAIRKQDLVELYLTNCEKLTAKSLQTLVSFSHTLISLSLFGCCNIFYEEENPGGCEDDCLVNPTRQVLVKDFTFEGFSRLRFLNLGRLIEGVNVETLLRPLASLAALDLSGIQLNDVGFLTQWKDSLVSLVLYNMDLSEEHIQVIAQLHKLRHLDISRDHLSSYYKFKLTRRVLNLFVENLLNLTSLDISGHTMLENCTIPSMEEKMGQTSIEPAKSSIAPFRGLKRPLQFLGLFETSLCRLTHIPAYKVSGDKNEEQVLNAIEAYTEHRPEITSRAINLLFDIARIERCSQLLRALQLVITALKCHKDDKNIQVTGSAALFYLTNSEYRMEQSVKLRRQVIQVVLNGMESYQEVTVQRNCCLTLCNFSIPEELEFQYRRVNELLLNILNQSRQDESIQRIAVHLCNALVCQVDNDHKEAVGKMGFVMTMLKLIQKKLADKTCDQVMEFSWSALWNITDETPDNCEMFLNYSGMKLFLECLKEFPEKQELHRNMLGLLGNVAEVKELRPQLMTSQFISVFSNLLESKADGIEVSYNACGVLSHIMFDGPEAWGICEPHREEVVKRMWAAIQSWDINSRRNINYRSFEPILRLLPQGISPVSQHWATWALYNLVSVYPDKYCPLLIKEGGIPLLKDMIKMASARQETKEMARKVIEHCSNFKEENMDTSR; this is translated from the exons ATGGCATCTGATAGCCCGGAGTCACTAATGACCTTGTGCACAGATTTCTGCCTTCGCAACTTGGAGGGGACTCTCTGCTACCTGCTGGACAACGAAACGCTCCGACTCCATCCTGACATCTTCTTGCCAAGCGAGATTTGTGACAAACTTGTCAACGA GTATGTGGAGCTGGTCAAGACGGACAGCATCTTCGAACCCCATGAAAGCTTCTTCACCCTGTTCTCTGATCCCCGGAGCACCAGGCTAGCTCGGATCCACTTGCGGGAACAGATCGTGCAGGACCAGGACCTGGAGGCCATCAGGAAGCAG GATCTTGTTGAGCTCTACCTGACTAACTGTGAGAAGCTGACAGCCAAGAGTCTGCAAACCTTGGTGAGCTTCAGCCACACGCTTATCTCCCTTAGCCTCTTTGGATGCTGTAATATCTTCTACGAGGAGGAAAACCCTGGAGGTTGCGAAGATGACTGTTTGGTGAACCCCACTCGCCAGGTTTTGGTCAAGGACTTCACTTTTGAAGGCTTTAGCCGCTTGCGCTTCCTGAACCTGGGTCGCTTGATTGAAGGGGTAAATGTGGAGACGTTGCTTCGGCCTTTGGCCTCCCTTGCAGCTCTTGATCTCTCCGGGATCCAGCTGAACGATGTGGGATTTCTGACCCAATGGAAGGACAGTCTGGTTTCCTTAGTGCTTTACAACATGGACCTTTCAGAGGAGCACATCCAAGTGATTGCACAGCTTCACAAGCTCAG GCACTTGGATATCTCCCGCGATCATCTGTCCAGTTACTACAAATTCAAGCTGACCCGGCGGGTTCTAAACCTGTTTGTGGAAAACTTGCTAAACCTCACTTCGCTCGATATCTCAGGGCACACCATGTTGGAGAACTGCACTATCCCAAGCATGGAAGAGAAGATGGGCCAGACAAG caTTGAGCCAGCAAAGAGCAGCATTGCACCCTTCCGGGGTCTGAAACGACCACTCCAATTCTTGGGCCTTTTTGAGACATCTCTCTGCCGCCTGACACATATTCCAGCCTATAAG GTGAGTGGAGACAAGAACGAAGAGCAAGTCCTGAATGCTATCGAGGCTTACACTGAACACCGGCCAGAAATCACTTCGCGGGCCATCAACCTCCTTTTTGACATCGCCCGCATTGAGCGTTGCAGCCAGCTGCTGCGAGCCCTTCAG CTGGTGATCACAGCCCTCAAGTGCCACAAGGATGACAAAAACATCCAGGTGACAGGCAGCGCAGCGCTGTTTTACCTGACGAACTCCGAGTACCGCATGGAGCAGAGCGTAAAGCTGCGGCGCCAGGTCATCCAGGTGGTGCTGAACGGCATGGAGTCCTACCAGGAAGTCACA GTACAGCGGAACTGCTGCCTGACACTGTGTAACTTCAGCATTCCCGAGGAGCTGGAGTTCCAGTACCGCCGAGTCAACGAGCTGCTGCTGAACATCCTCAATCAGAGCCGGCAGGATGAGTCTATCCAGCGCATTGCCGTGCACCTCTGTAACGCTCTGGTCTGCCAGGTGGACAACGATCATAAAGAAGCTGTGGGCAAGATGGGTTTTGTCATG ACAATGCTAAAATTGATTCAGAAGAAGCTGGCTGATAAAACG TGCGATCAGGTGATGGAGTTCTCCTGGAGCGCCCTCTGGAACATTACTGATGAGACCCCTGATAACTGTGAGATGTTCCTTAACTACAGTGGCATGAAACTGTTCTTGGAGTGCTTGAAA GAGTTCCCAGAGAAACAGGAGCTGCATCGTAATATGCTGGGCCTCCTTGGCAATGTGGCAGAGGTGAAGGAACTCCGCCCACAGCTCATGACCTCCCAGTTCATCAGTGTGTTCAG caacctgctggagagcaaagCAGATGGGATTGAGGTATCCTATAATGCCTGTGGCGTGCTCTCCCATATCATGTTTGATGGCCCAGAGGCTTGGGGTATATGTGAGCCACACCGAGAGGAAGTTGTAAAGAGGATGTGGGCAGCCATCCAGAGCTGGGATATCAACTCCAGAAGAAATATCAATTACAG GTCATTCGAACCAATCCTTCGACTTCTTCCACAAGGAATCTCTCCGGTCAGCCAGCACTGGGCTACTTGGGCACTGTATAACTTGGTCTCTGTCTACC ctgacAAGTATTGCCCACTGCTGATCAAAGAAGGTGGGATTCCCCTTCTGAAGGACATGATTAAAATGGCCTCAGCACGGCAAGAGACCAAGGAAATGGCCCG GAAAGTTATAGAGCACTGCAGTAACTTTAAGGAGGAGAACATGGACACTTCCAGATAG
- the KYAT1 gene encoding kynurenine--oxoglutarate transaminase 1 isoform X2 encodes MSRPVQARRLEGVDKNIWVEFVKLAATYSTVNLGQGFPDFPPPDFLKEAFTRALSGEKHMLHQYTRAFGHPPLVKILAQLFGKLLGRELDPMTNVMVTVGAYQALFCCFQAFVDEGDEVIIIEPFFDCYEPMVKMAGGTPVFIPLRPKAPKDGKLMSSADWQLDPAELASKFSERTKAIVLNSPNNPLGKVFSREELELIADLCVKHDALCISDEVYEWLVYDGKEHVRIASLRGMWDRTVSIGSAGKTFSVTGWKVGWTVGPNRLLQHLRTMHQNSVYHCATAAQEVVAQGFQREFERYGKPDSYFVQLPKEMQQKRDQLVQSLVAVGMKPIIPEGTYFLVADISEFKSDVPDVPSSDEPYDSRFAKWMVKNKGLAAIPLSAFYCGPHKNNYNSFIRFCFAKEEATLKAADDILQKWKLEKTTP; translated from the exons ATGTCAAGGCCAGTGCAAGCTCGGAGGCTGGAGGGGGTCGATAAGAATATCTG GGTGGAATTTGTAAAACTGGCTGCCACCTACTCCACGGTGAACCTGGGCCAGGGCTTCCCCGACTTCCCCCCACCGGACTTTTTGAAGGAAGCGTTCACCAGAGCCCTCAGCGGGGAGAAGCACATGCTGCACCAGTACACCCGTGCCTTT GGCCACCCGCCTCTGGTGAAGATCCTAGCCCAGCTTTTTGGGAAGCTGCTCGGACGAGAGCTGGATCCTATGACCAACGTGATGGTGACTGTAGGGGCGTACCAGGccctcttctgctgcttccaggCTTTCGTTGATGAAGGCGATGAG GTGATAATCATTGAGCCCTTCTTCGACTGCTATGAGCCGATGGTGAAAATGGCTGGTGGGACACCTGTGTTCATCCCGCTGAGACCG AAAGCTCCAAAAGATGGAAAATTGATGTCTAGTGCAGACTGGCAGCTGGACCCCGCTGAACTGGCTTCTAAATTCAGTGAACGGACAAAAGCCATCGTCCTGAACTCACCCAACAACCCTCTGGGCAAG gtgtTCAGCCGAGAGGAGCTGGAGCTCATTGCAGACCTGTGCGTGAAGCACGACGCCCTGTGCATCAGCGATGAAGTGTATGAGTGGCTGGTCTACGACGGGAAGGAGCACGTCCGCATCG CCAGCTTGCGAGGGATGTGGGACCGCACGGTGAGCATTGGGAGCGCTGGGAAAACCTTCAGTGTCACTGGATGGAAG GTGGGCTGGACCGTGGGACCCAAccggctgctgcagcacctgcgcACCATGCACCAGAACTCGGTGTACCACTGCGCCACGGCCGCACAG GAAGTCGTGGCTCAGGGTTTCCAGAGGGAGTTTGAGCGCTACGGGAAGCCAGACAGCTACTTTGTCCAGCTGCCCAAGGAGATGCAGCAGAAGCGAGACCAGCTGGTCCAGAGCCTGGTCGCAGTGGGGATGAAACCCATCATCCCCGAGGGCACCTACTTCTTGGTGGCAGACATCTCCGAGTTCA AATCCGATGTCCCTGACGTCCCCAGCTCTGACGAGCCCTACGACTCCAGATTTGCAAAGTGGATGGTGAAGAACAAG GGACTCGCGGCCATCCCGCTCTCCGCTTTCTACTGCGGGCCCCACAAGAACAACTACAACTCCTTCATCCGGTTCTGCTTCGCAAAG GAGGAAGCCACACTGAAGGCAGCAGATGACATATTGCAAAAATGGAAACTGGAGAAAACTACTCCCTGA
- the KYAT1 gene encoding kynurenine--oxoglutarate transaminase 1 isoform X1, which produces MLRRAGPSLRHFLLERNCGAGYSSCSSEAKMSRPVQARRLEGVDKNIWVEFVKLAATYSTVNLGQGFPDFPPPDFLKEAFTRALSGEKHMLHQYTRAFGHPPLVKILAQLFGKLLGRELDPMTNVMVTVGAYQALFCCFQAFVDEGDEVIIIEPFFDCYEPMVKMAGGTPVFIPLRPKAPKDGKLMSSADWQLDPAELASKFSERTKAIVLNSPNNPLGKVFSREELELIADLCVKHDALCISDEVYEWLVYDGKEHVRIASLRGMWDRTVSIGSAGKTFSVTGWKVGWTVGPNRLLQHLRTMHQNSVYHCATAAQEVVAQGFQREFERYGKPDSYFVQLPKEMQQKRDQLVQSLVAVGMKPIIPEGTYFLVADISEFKSDVPDVPSSDEPYDSRFAKWMVKNKGLAAIPLSAFYCGPHKNNYNSFIRFCFAKEEATLKAADDILQKWKLEKTTP; this is translated from the exons GCAAAAATGTCAAGGCCAGTGCAAGCTCGGAGGCTGGAGGGGGTCGATAAGAATATCTG GGTGGAATTTGTAAAACTGGCTGCCACCTACTCCACGGTGAACCTGGGCCAGGGCTTCCCCGACTTCCCCCCACCGGACTTTTTGAAGGAAGCGTTCACCAGAGCCCTCAGCGGGGAGAAGCACATGCTGCACCAGTACACCCGTGCCTTT GGCCACCCGCCTCTGGTGAAGATCCTAGCCCAGCTTTTTGGGAAGCTGCTCGGACGAGAGCTGGATCCTATGACCAACGTGATGGTGACTGTAGGGGCGTACCAGGccctcttctgctgcttccaggCTTTCGTTGATGAAGGCGATGAG GTGATAATCATTGAGCCCTTCTTCGACTGCTATGAGCCGATGGTGAAAATGGCTGGTGGGACACCTGTGTTCATCCCGCTGAGACCG AAAGCTCCAAAAGATGGAAAATTGATGTCTAGTGCAGACTGGCAGCTGGACCCCGCTGAACTGGCTTCTAAATTCAGTGAACGGACAAAAGCCATCGTCCTGAACTCACCCAACAACCCTCTGGGCAAG gtgtTCAGCCGAGAGGAGCTGGAGCTCATTGCAGACCTGTGCGTGAAGCACGACGCCCTGTGCATCAGCGATGAAGTGTATGAGTGGCTGGTCTACGACGGGAAGGAGCACGTCCGCATCG CCAGCTTGCGAGGGATGTGGGACCGCACGGTGAGCATTGGGAGCGCTGGGAAAACCTTCAGTGTCACTGGATGGAAG GTGGGCTGGACCGTGGGACCCAAccggctgctgcagcacctgcgcACCATGCACCAGAACTCGGTGTACCACTGCGCCACGGCCGCACAG GAAGTCGTGGCTCAGGGTTTCCAGAGGGAGTTTGAGCGCTACGGGAAGCCAGACAGCTACTTTGTCCAGCTGCCCAAGGAGATGCAGCAGAAGCGAGACCAGCTGGTCCAGAGCCTGGTCGCAGTGGGGATGAAACCCATCATCCCCGAGGGCACCTACTTCTTGGTGGCAGACATCTCCGAGTTCA AATCCGATGTCCCTGACGTCCCCAGCTCTGACGAGCCCTACGACTCCAGATTTGCAAAGTGGATGGTGAAGAACAAG GGACTCGCGGCCATCCCGCTCTCCGCTTTCTACTGCGGGCCCCACAAGAACAACTACAACTCCTTCATCCGGTTCTGCTTCGCAAAG GAGGAAGCCACACTGAAGGCAGCAGATGACATATTGCAAAAATGGAAACTGGAGAAAACTACTCCCTGA
- the TBC1D13 gene encoding TBC1 domain family member 13 has product MSRLHRSRIADFQEVLGEPTVALAKLRDLCFSGIPFDGGLRCLCWKILLNYLPLEKALWSSLLKKQRDLYSQFLKEMIIQPGIAKANLGVSREDVTLEDHPLNPNPDSRWNTYFKDNEVLLQIDKDVRRLYPDMAFFQRPTDYPCLLILDPQNEFETLRKRVEQTTLKSQTVARNRSGVTNVSSPLKTSPNSLSEYEVLPNGCEAHWEVVERILFIYAKLNPGIAYVQGMNEIVGPLYYTFATDPNSEWKEHAEADTFFCFTNLMAEIRDNFIKSLDDSQCGITYKMEKVYSTLKEKDVELYLKLQEQNIKPQFFAFRWLTLLLSQEFLLPDVIRIWDSLFADEKRFDFLLLVCCAMLTLIRDQLLEGDFTLNMRLLQDYPISDVHLILTKAKELQDSK; this is encoded by the exons ATGTCGCGGCTGCACCGGAGCcg caTCGCCGACTTCCAGGAGGTGCTCGGCGAGCCCACGGTGGCCCTGGCGAAGCTCCGCGATCTCTGCTTCAGCG GGATTCCCTTCGATGGGGGGCTGCGCTGCCTCTGCTGGAAG ATACTCCTGAACTACCTCCCTTTAGAGAAAGCCTTATGGAGCTCTTTGCTGAAGAAGCAGAG GGATCTGTATTCCCAGTTCCTAAAAGAAATGATCATCCAGCCTGGGATTGCCAAAGCCAACCTGGGTGTTTCAAGGGAAGATGTGACCTTAGAAGATCAC CCCCTCAATCCAAACCCAGACAGTCGATGGAATACTTACTTCAAGGATAATGAAGTGCTTCTCCAGATAGACAAAGATGTCAG GAGGCTGTACCCTGACATGGCGTTCTTCCAGCGCCCAACGGATTACCCCTGCCTGTTGATCCTGGACCCCCAAAACGAGTTTGAGACGCTGCGCAAGCGGGTGGAGCAGACCACGCTCAAGTCGCAGACGGTGGCACGAAACCGCAGTGGGGTTACAAAT GTGAGCTCCCCTCTTAAAACATCTCCTAATTCTCTGAGTGAGTACGAAGTTCTGCCCAACGGCTGCGAAGCTCACTGGGAAGTGGTGGAGCGAATCCTTTTCATCTATGCCAAGCTGAACCCCGGGATAGCGTATGTGCAGGGGATGAATGAAATAGTGGGGCCTCTTTACTATACCTTTGCTACAGATCCTAACAGTGAGTGGAAAG aacATGCTGAAGCTgacacatttttctgctttaccaACCTAATGGCCGAAATTCGGGACAACTTCATTAAGAGCTTGGATGATTCTCAGTGTGGTATAACCTACAAAATGGAGAAGGTCTACTCCACCCTGAAGGAAAAAGACGTGGAGCTGTATTTGAAACTG CAAGAACAGAACATCAAACCCCAGTTCTTTGCCTTCCGCTGGCTGACGCTGCTCTTGTCCCAAGAGTTTCTGCTGCCAGATGTCATCCGTATCTGGGACTCCCTCTTTGCTGATGAAAAGCgctttgattttcttctcctcGTCTGTTGTGCCATGTTGAC ACTAATCCGGGATCAGTTGCTGGAAGGAGACTTCACTTTGAATATGAGGCTGCTACAG GATTATCCTATCTCTGATGTTCACCTGATTTTGACGAAGGCAAAGGAACTTCAGGATTCCAAATAG